The Arachis duranensis cultivar V14167 chromosome 2, aradu.V14167.gnm2.J7QH, whole genome shotgun sequence genome has a window encoding:
- the LOC107473405 gene encoding uncharacterized protein LOC107473405, with product MDDRVILKIYCYGQILLETYEGVQFVCQNPVDVVIPFTLSLDELKGVICEKIHSERSGRISCILYRYPLPVFGGFVHFQTKYVTDEASIQEIFSMYIENRRRISCIELYIEFEQSEVDRNIEVEDYDSGSDEDFESNYEIVGPGENEDGADGPMNPDMAEVVCVQLPVVADGEFTVGMEFSSREEVIKAMKDYTIRRGVDYRVYESEPTTFYAKCTHYGKGCDWLIRVTKMQKKYCWEIRRYNGSHTCTRSTISQDHSKLDSKTVAEAIKPLVEVDPSLKVKSVIAEVQSKFNYTISYRKAWLAKQKAVESIFGGWEASYEALPLWFEAMCHKEPSAVVYFETMDAYQGDDLVPDICVLHRVFWSYYPCIRAFRHCKPVVQVDGTHLYGKYKSCLLVAVSQDGNNNIVPIAFAIVEGETSDAWYFFLSKLRQHVVTRDGVGLISDRHDSIRSAIDRSNGAWSPPRAFHMFCIRHIESNFLRKFKAPYLQKLIVNIGYSRTIREYQMRYERLKERGEAYTNWLDRIPREQYALAFDGGYRWGHMTTNLVECINSVLKGARNLPVTALVKATFYRLNELFTRKRAEAEARINAGHVFSEMVTSKLHANQRASGNIQLTYANSGATVVNSRLTEFRVDMF from the exons ATGGATGATAgagttatattaaaaatttattgttatgGACAGATTTTGTTAGAAACATATGAGGGAGTTCAATTTGTATGTCAAAATCCAGTAGATGTTGTTATTCCGTTCACATTGTCATTGGATGAATTGAAAGgtgtgatttgtgagaagataCATTCAGAAAGATCAGGAAGAATATCGTGTATTTTGTACAGGTATCCTTTACCTGTGTTTGGTGGATTCGTCCATTTTCAGACGAAATACGTGACAGATGAAGCGAGTATACAGGaaatattttcaatgtatattgagAATCGCCGGCGAATATCGTGCATCGAGTTGTATATTGAGTTCGAGCAATCTGAAGTGGACCGAAATATTGAAGTCGAAGATTATGATAGTGGTAGCGACGAGGATTTTGAAAGTAACTATGAGATCGTTGGTCCAGGTGAAAACGAAGATGGAGCTGACGGCCCCATGAACCCAGATATGGCGGAGGTTGtgtgtgtgc AGCTTCCTGTTGTGGCCGACGGTGAATTTACGGTGGGGATGGAATTCAGTTCAAGGGAGGAAGTAATCAAGGCAATGAAAGACTATACCATCCGTAGAGGGGTAGACTATCGGGTTTATGAGTCGGAACCGACGACATTCTATGCTAAATGTACACATTATGGCAAAGGTTGTGATTGGCTGATCAGGGTTACGAAAATGCAGAAGAAGTACTGCTGGGAGATAAGGAGGTACAATGGTAGTCACACTTGTACCCGGTCGACAATTTCTCAAGACCATTCGAAACTGGACTCCAAGACAGTTGCAGAAGCAATTAAGCCGTTGGTAGAGGTTGACCCATCTTTGAAGGTGAAATCAGTCATTGCGGAAGTGCAGTCGAAGTTTAACTATACCATCAGCTATAGGAAAGCTTGGTTAGCAAAGCAGAAGGCGGTTGAGTCAATTTTCGGAGGTTGGGAGGCATCGTATGAAGCTTTACCCTTATGGTTTGAGGCCATGTGTCACAAGGAGCCGTCAGCAGTGGTTTACTTTGAAACAATGGATGCCTACCAGGGGGATGACTTGGTTCCTGATATCTGTGTACTACATAGAGTCTTCTGGAGTTATTACCCTTGTATTAGGGCCTTCAGACATTGCAAGCCAGTAGTGCAGGTGGACGGGACTCATTTGTATGGTAAATACaagagttgtttgttggttgcaGTCTCACAAGATGGTAATAACAACATCGTGCCTATTGCATTTGCCATAGTGGAGGGGGAGACCTCTGATGCATGGTACTTTTTTCTAAGTAAACTTCGTCAACATGTGGTCACACGTGATGGTGTCGGACTTATCTCTGATCGACACGATTCTATCAGGTCAGCTATTGATCGGAGTAATGGGGCTTGGTCTCCTCCCAGAGCTTTCCATATGTTCTGTATCCGGCATATTGAGTCGAATTTCTTGAGGAAGTTCAAGGCACCGTACTTGCAGAAGCTCATCGTCAATATCG GGTATTCAAGGACGATACGGGAGTACCAGATGCGCTATGAACGATTAAAAGAACGGGGTGAGGCTTACACCAACTGGCTTGACCGCATCCCACGTGAGCAGTATGCTTTGGCATTCGATGGTGGATACAGATGGGGACATATGACCACCAATCTTGTGGAGTGCATCAACTCCGTTCTGAAGGGTGCACGCAATCTCCCGGTCACTGCGCTTGTTAAGGCTACATTTTACAGATTAAATGAGTTGTTCACTAGGAAAAGAGCCGAGGCTGAGGCTCGAATTAATGCTGGACATGTGTTCTCTGAGATGGTCACCTCGAAGCTGCATGCAAACCAGCGAGCATCGGGAAACATACAG TTGACCTACGCCAACAGCGGTGCGACTGTGGTGAATTCCAGGTTGACCGAATTCCGTGTCGACATGTTCTAG